DNA from Marinagarivorans cellulosilyticus:
CCCGACAATACTGAATAGGAATGCGCCAATAAACGCTCCCAGTGCATTTTGAGCGGTAGAGTTCTGCATTAAAAGGCTGTTTGTTCTTGGGCTAGCTGTCGTGGCGGCGGTACTAAAAGCCTGCACCATAATCGACAAGGAAAATGTTGTAACGGCAAGCATGCTGGAGGCAAGTATTTTTAAAATATCTTCTACGGTATTTTGTGTCACCATTTGCTTTAATTTTTCAGGGATATAAGGCCCTAATTCTGGCCCAATGACAATCGCAAAGACAGCCAGTAAGCAAAAAGCGCAGCACCTTACCCATAGCTTGCGCATGAAATTATTCAGCAAAAATAGAATTTTATTCATAACTTAATGTTCTGCTTGATCGCTAAGAGGGCTGTTTAGATTGATGATTGTACTGTAAAGGTTTGAGGCACGAATCTCTATTATCTAGGATGCTTACGGGTACAGGGTAGCATTTTATATGCGGCCTGTTTAGTTGACCGGAATACTTCAGGCATGCCGCACGTTTTGGCGTGGGCTAGGCCTTAGCGTTTCCACAAACCGGAGGGGCAATTAACAGCTTGCTGCCGGAAAATTGAAATGTAAGGGCGCGTTGAGTGCTTTGCTTCATAACAATTGCGGTTATAGGCCGGTAATTGGAATGCAAAGATATTGAGTATGGCGAAAGGATCGATGACAGAAGGGTTATCGTTCGTGTGTTTTTGCTGAGCGGTGGTGGTTAAGTTATGATAATTTTAAAGCCAGCAGGTATTAAGCTGCTGGCTTTACCCTAACGTTGCATTAACTTTTGGCCCAGAATCGCTTCGCTGCTTCCATAGCAGCATTTCTAGCGTCCTACTCAATTTTTCTGGATTTCACCTAGAATGACTCTTATCAATCCAAAAAAATCTCCGTTCAACGCTATAAATACCACTCTAATAAGCGCCTGGCCTTAAAACCTAATGCAATGTTAGGGTTTACGCTCCTAGTGACAGCCGCAAATAAATGGATATTGGGTGGTGTTTTCTGCGATGGTGAGGATGTTGAAAAATTCAGTTAACACCGATTCTGCGGTACAAAAAGCACCTTCTACCCAAGCTTGATCGTTAGAAAAGGCCGAGCCAATGATGAATACATTTGAATTTTCTACGCCCGCCATCCGGCCTGGCGTACGAATTTTTTGCATAACGTCGCAAATATCATAGTGTGCTGCCCACGCATGGTAGCCAGCACCAAATGGGTTTAAGCCCCAGTTCATAAATACCGTTTCAACCGGGTCAGGGATGGCGCTGGCCTTGTTTGGATCGTTGTAGTGAACTTTAGCCAGCTGCAGTTTCAGCATGCGCATCATTTCAAATGGTGCTTCGGCGGCCCCGTGTAGCGGTTGGTAATTTTGGCTAAGGGGAGTGGTTCTGCGTGTATTGGCGGCTACCTCAAGCTCCTCCCAAAATTTAGTGAAGCGCATATCGTCGTAGGAAGTGAGCAGGCCGTAAACCTTGTCTTTTTCTTTTACTTTACCGGTGGCATTGTTGCCAAAATAATACACTTGGCGTAGTGGCAAGTCGGTAATGGTTGGGCCATAGACATTGTCACTGCTATTACCGTTGATGAGTTTTGGATTGTAGGTCACTTCACTATCTTGCCACCAAGGCGTTTTGAAAAACATTGCAATTTTATAGGAGGGTTGCTCTATAACCGATTGCAAATAATTTTGTACGTTGGTTGCATTTAAAAAGTCAGCTTGGTTATCGGTTAATGTTTGATAACGTGTGGCGCGGGCCACTAATTCTATGGCGTTAGGCGACATGGCTAAAAAGGCGTAATCGGTACCGTATTGCGCTGGAATAGCCTTGTCTGGAGATGCACTTGTGCTAAGCATAAAGCGTGTTTTTTGTGGGTACGCATTATCGTGCCAAATAGAGTGTAAACGGGTATTTTTATTCACTTTAAAGCTAATTTTATTATCCAGTGCCGCTTGTTTACAAGCCTGATATAGCGCTACAAATAAGCTGGAATAGCCCGTTGACAATGTTTTAAAGGCGCCGCCTGGAGCAAACTCCCCGTTGTACACTGCCGCATTGGCGGCATTCCAGTTAATAACATTAGAGCTATAGCCGCCAGCATCGGCAGCATATTGGAAGCCTTCGTTGCCGGCTTGATCGTAAAAAATGTTCCAATAGCCGATATCGCCGGTATTATCACCACTACTATAAACGTAGGAGCCATTATCGAAGCGTGCACTGAGAGTGCCATTTTGGTAAAACTTGCACTGCTCTACACGGGTTTTAACAGGATTACCTTCTGTAATTAAGTTGGAAATATTCGCCATTAAATAATCAGCCGATTTAGCATTGTTACCGGGTGTGTTATAGGGCGCGAGTACTTCTTGCCCGTTAACAGTGGTGCCTAAATCTTGTGAATAAAAATGCTGACCGCGAAGGTAAAAAAGTGGATTATCTGTTGTTTTAAAATTGATGATTTTTGTATTAAGTGGCTCGCCATTAAGGCTGAGCTTATCAATTGTTAAACTCACTAATTGATGGCCGCTAGCATCTGTCGGGTTCCACTGAATAAAACGCATGCCGCCAACTTCAATATAGGCTTGGTTGGGGTCTTTTTTATAGTGGTAGCTGCATATGCGGCCTGCTGGTGTTCTGTCGCCTTGGCCGTTGGCTTCGTAATCGTAATTCCCCCATTCATAAATGTAGACTTTGTCATCCTGGGTTAATGTTCCTCCGGTGAGTAGTCGCCAAGCACTGTATAAGCCTCCGGGGCCGCCGCCAAAAATACTGTATGTTGCCATGTTAAAGCCTGTTTTTGTTATAGGGGTTATGCTTGGCAGCTTGGCTGCCAGTTAATGGAAAAATTACTGCGGGCAATGCAGTAGTTACGGTAGTGAAAATCATTAGTGGGCTTATTGAGCATTTGGCAAATCATATCGCCTAAAATGGGGATAAATTTTCCGGCCCAACCCGCGCTATACACCACAATGTTGTGGTGGTTAGGATGGTCTTCGGGTAAATAATCCAGTAATAATTCTTTTGTTGAATCTTGCGCTAGCGCAATTAAGCAAGTCGATGTGAAGCGTGGCGTTGCTTGCAAGCCCTTCATATGTTTTAAAACCCAATTTGAATCTAAAGCTAAGCTTTTGGCGCTAGGCGCGATATTGCGCTGGGAGGGTTTTTCGATAGAACCGTGGTCTGGGAAGTCGGTGGCAACACGAAGGTAACCGGGGTGTGACCAGTCGACTTCTGGAAAACCGTAAAACAGAGCGCTTTGTTGCGGTTTTTGAAAAACAAACCAGGTGGGTAAGTAGAGTTGTTCAGCAGTTTTTTTAAAGTAAGCTGAAGACATCTGCCAAAGTTTTATTGGCATTCTTAAATTTAATAATTCGAGTGTTTGATTGATGTAAGGCCCCGTTGTAATCGCTAATTGGGAACAACAAAATTCGGCATTAGGGGTTGTAATATGGATGTTGTCGGGGGTTGATGCGTCAATAGCCCTTACTACTTGCCACTCCATTAAATCAACTAAACCTGAGGCTAGTGCTTGGTTGTAAAGTGTATTCTCGGTAGCTTTTAAGTTAATAATGCCGCCGTCGGGTTGAAAAAAACCACGGTAATCGGCAGGCAAGTTCTTGAATGAGTACTGAGCTTCAATTTGCGCAGCGTTAAGGGGCGCATAAGGAATGTTGAGCGCATTCATTACGTTTTCGGCCGCTTGAATCCCGCCTTCTTGCGAGTTGAGTTCAGGGTCGCCAAACCATAAGCTGCCACTGCGCGTGATTAAACTTTTTTGGCTAAATCGCTGTAAACTTGCCCAATAATCTTGTGCGGCTAAGGCTAGCTCGGCCATGCTAGTTTGGGCGTACTGAAGCCTGAACTGACGAGAAGCACCGGCTGAACTGCCTTGGTTGTTTAGATAACTGTATTGCTCCAGTACTAAGGTTTTTAGGCCTCGTAGGCTGGCTTGGTAAGCCGTCGCCAAACCGATAGGCCCGCCACCAACAATAATTAAGTCGTAATGTTTCATGGGTACCTCTTGCTGAGCGTTAAATCAGAATTTCTATGCCATGAAAGTTTTCGTAAAAATCCAGATCAAAGGCGCTTTCCTGTGCGGGGAAAAAGGCATCGTTATCCAGCCATTTAGCAATATGCTGGCGCTGGTCTTCACTGCCTTGCCAGCGTAGTTTGGCTAATCGTTGAATGGGCTGTG
Protein-coding regions in this window:
- a CDS encoding FAD-dependent oxidoreductase — translated: MKHYDLIIVGGGPIGLATAYQASLRGLKTLVLEQYSYLNNQGSSAGASRQFRLQYAQTSMAELALAAQDYWASLQRFSQKSLITRSGSLWFGDPELNSQEGGIQAAENVMNALNIPYAPLNAAQIEAQYSFKNLPADYRGFFQPDGGIINLKATENTLYNQALASGLVDLMEWQVVRAIDASTPDNIHITTPNAEFCCSQLAITTGPYINQTLELLNLRMPIKLWQMSSAYFKKTAEQLYLPTWFVFQKPQQSALFYGFPEVDWSHPGYLRVATDFPDHGSIEKPSQRNIAPSAKSLALDSNWVLKHMKGLQATPRFTSTCLIALAQDSTKELLLDYLPEDHPNHHNIVVYSAGWAGKFIPILGDMICQMLNKPTNDFHYRNYCIARSNFSINWQPSCQA